Below is a genomic region from Caldilineales bacterium.
ACATGGTGCGTCGAGGTGAAGCCGCCCACCGATCCAGGAGCCGCGGCCTCGCCTGAGCTGGCGATATGGGTCGTTACCAAACCCGATGCCGAATCAGAGTGGTCAGCAGGCATGGTATTGACGATGTCATCCCTCTGGCCCTACCAGGCGTGCGGGCTTGAACCCTGACACAAGCAACAAAACATCATGTTCCTCACTCTCGATGACGCCCGCCTCTTCACCACCGCCTTTGGCCCGCCCACCGCGCCGGTCCTCCTCGGCATCGGCGGCTGGATCGGCAGTTGGGAACTCTGGGCGGGTCCATTTTCGCTCCTGAGCGCCGACTGGTACACCATCGCCTATGACCACCGCGGCGCCGGCGCGACCCTCGCCCCCACCGAGTCGATCACCTTCGAGCGGCTGGTCGATGATGTCTTCTGCGTGCTGGATGCCTACCGGGTGGAGCGATGCTATCTGGCCGCCGAATCGGCCGGCGCTGCCACTGCCCTCGCCGCCGCACTCAGGCAGCCGGAGCGGATCGCCGGTCTTGTCATCGTCGATGGCTTCTACTTCGGCGACACGCCGAACGACCGCGACCCGTTCTTGGCCGGGCTGAGATCGCACTACGCCGCCACACTGGACGCCTTTGTCACCGCCTGCGTGCCCGAGGAAGACTGCGACCACATCAAACGCTGGGGCCGGCAAATCCTGGATCGCGCCGCTCCCGAAGCCGCCATTGCCCTCTATCGCACCGTCAATCCCATCGATCTCCGCCACCAGTTGCCGGGCATCCGCCAGCCAACACTGATTTTGCACGGCAGCGCCGACCGGGTGGTCCCCGTCGAAGCGGCGCACTGGCTGGCAGCCGCTCTCCCAAACGCCAGGCTAGTCATCCTCGATGGCGCCGGCCACGTCCCGACCATGACCCGCCCCCAAGCAGTGGCGCACGAAATGGCGCAATTCCTGCAAACCGTGTCGATGGCGACCCCCTCGCTCGTTGCCAGGGGCCTCCCGCCCGCGATTTGACACCCCCCCAGCCTCGTGCTATCCTCCTGCACACAATTCTACACCCCCACAAAGGCTGTGAACCGGGCAAGTAGCTGTCGAAGCGAGATTCAGAGAGCCGGCGTTGGCTGCGAAGCCGGCATCAGCGCCGGCAGCGAATGGACCGGGGAGCCGGGTGGTCGAAGTTGGTTATTGGAGATTGGTTATTGGAGATTGGTTACTCATGCTTTCGATAGCCAATTACTAGTAACTAGTTACCAATAACCAATATCTAGATCACCCCGGAAGCGTCGCCGTTATCATCGATGCCGGGTATCGTCTGAATTTCGGATTTCGGAATGCGAATTTGGAAATCCAATTCGCAATTCAAACCGTACCTGAAAGAGTGAGAACGGTTATCAACCGATCGTTCTAACGAGGGTGGCACCACGGATGACCTCATTCGTCCCTCACGCCGTCATGGGCGTGGGGGATTTTTGTTTCCTGGCCCTAACCATCCTACCTTATCGACCTGCCCTGCCTCCAGTCAATATCCAATAACCAATAACCTACCATGCACCTCCCATCCCTCGAGGACGTCCGCCGCCTGGCTTCCACCGGCAACCTCCTCCCCATCTACCGCATCCTCCCCGCCGACCTGGAAACACCCGTTTCGGTCTACCTCAAGTTGCGCCAGGCAGGCAAAT
It encodes:
- a CDS encoding alpha/beta hydrolase, producing MFLTLDDARLFTTAFGPPTAPVLLGIGGWIGSWELWAGPFSLLSADWYTIAYDHRGAGATLAPTESITFERLVDDVFCVLDAYRVERCYLAAESAGAATALAAALRQPERIAGLVIVDGFYFGDTPNDRDPFLAGLRSHYAATLDAFVTACVPEEDCDHIKRWGRQILDRAAPEAAIALYRTVNPIDLRHQLPGIRQPTLILHGSADRVVPVEAAHWLAAALPNARLVILDGAGHVPTMTRPQAVAHEMAQFLQTVSMATPSLVARGLPPAI